In Methanosphaera sp. ISO3-F5, a genomic segment contains:
- a CDS encoding GMP synthase subunit A, producing MSIVIINNFGQYNHRISRTLTYLKIENKLVSNETSLEDIKAMNPEGIILGGGPSIERIGNCEDIIKHINVPILGICLGHQVIANVFGGETKSAEIESYAQIDLNIEKEVGIFEGIGDSLKVWASHKDEVITLPEEFEVIASSDKCAIEAMKHKEKEIYGIQFHPEVQHTPRGGEIFENFYKICKK from the coding sequence ATGAGCATAGTTATTATTAATAATTTTGGACAATACAATCATAGGATATCCAGAACATTAACCTACCTTAAAATAGAAAACAAGCTAGTTTCCAACGAAACAAGCCTTGAAGACATAAAGGCAATGAATCCTGAAGGAATCATCCTAGGAGGAGGACCTTCAATAGAAAGGATAGGTAACTGTGAAGATATCATAAAACATATAAATGTGCCAATTCTAGGAATATGTTTAGGTCACCAGGTAATAGCAAACGTATTTGGTGGAGAAACAAAATCTGCAGAAATAGAAAGCTATGCACAAATAGATTTAAACATAGAAAAAGAAGTAGGTATATTCGAGGGAATAGGTGACTCACTGAAAGTATGGGCATCCCACAAAGATGAAGTAATAACACTACCAGAAGAATTTGAAGTAATTGCAAGTTCCGATAAATGTGCTATCGAAGCAATGAAACATAAAGAAAAGGAAATATATGGAATACAATTCCACCCAGAAGTTCAGCACACACCAAGAGGTGGAGAAATATTCGAAAACTTCTACAAAATATGCAAAAAATAA